From a region of the Streptacidiphilus albus JL83 genome:
- a CDS encoding ABC transporter permease, with protein sequence MTTALLHRPGLARIRTSRSWLYLLCLGFVGVIVLVALLAPWLSPHDPNAVDLGNALAGPSGSHPLGVDGSGRDTLSRLMTGARTSLLGPLGVVVFSTVAGVAVGLAAGWRGGWLDSVLSRSTELVFAFPGLLLAILIVSIYGEGLFAPVVALGVAYLPYVSRLTRSLVLAERERPYIEAYRVQGHSALQICLRHVLPNIAPVVLAQSTINFGYALIDLAGLSFLGLGVPALTPDWGRMVFDGETAIQSGYPLSAILPCVAIVLTVVAFNVVGEHWADQVARRDR encoded by the coding sequence ATGACCACCGCACTCCTGCACCGACCGGGCCTGGCCCGGATCCGGACCAGCCGCTCCTGGCTCTACCTGCTCTGCCTCGGCTTCGTGGGCGTGATCGTCCTGGTCGCGCTGCTCGCCCCGTGGCTCTCGCCGCACGACCCCAACGCGGTCGACCTGGGCAACGCCCTCGCCGGGCCGTCCGGCTCCCACCCGCTCGGCGTCGACGGCTCCGGCCGGGACACCCTCTCCCGGCTGATGACCGGGGCCAGGACCTCGCTGCTCGGCCCGCTGGGGGTGGTGGTCTTCTCCACCGTCGCCGGTGTGGCCGTGGGGTTGGCGGCAGGCTGGCGCGGCGGCTGGCTGGACTCGGTGCTCTCCCGGAGCACCGAGCTGGTCTTCGCCTTCCCCGGGCTGCTGCTGGCGATCCTGATCGTCTCCATCTACGGCGAGGGCCTGTTCGCGCCGGTGGTCGCCCTCGGCGTCGCCTACCTGCCCTATGTCAGTCGGCTCACGCGCTCGCTGGTGCTCGCCGAGCGCGAGCGCCCCTACATCGAGGCGTACCGGGTCCAGGGGCACTCCGCCCTGCAGATCTGCCTGCGCCACGTCCTGCCCAACATCGCACCGGTGGTGCTGGCCCAGTCCACGATCAACTTCGGCTACGCCCTGATCGACCTGGCCGGCCTCTCCTTCCTCGGCCTCGGGGTCCCCGCACTGACCCCCGACTGGGGGCGGATGGTCTTCGACGGGGAGACCGCGATCCAGAGCGGCTACCCGCTCTCCGCGATCCTGCCCTGCGTGGCGATCGTGCTCACGGTCGTCGCCTTCAACGTCGTCGGCGAACACTGGGCCGACCAGGTCGCCCGGAGGGACAGATGA
- a CDS encoding TetR/AcrR family transcriptional regulator, giving the protein MATQAKEARPVNPPAVDGTVRAAKPRTSAKGEQTRARLIAAARLLMADQEVPFTTRNVAARAGVTHGMCHYHFADRTDLILAVVEDIRPEWILPLEEAVALPGSFAQRADRVIEFFSEPEGDDLAPLYTSVHWFAQNDARVRESWEAEYRRWRAAFVALFRVLAEELGNGVDPQPLGDAAASAVDGMAAIRSLNAEIDTPSVVRALIHGLARGAEYPAAS; this is encoded by the coding sequence GTGGCTACGCAGGCGAAGGAAGCTCGACCCGTCAACCCCCCGGCCGTGGACGGCACCGTCCGCGCCGCGAAGCCGCGTACCTCGGCGAAGGGCGAGCAGACCCGGGCCCGGCTGATCGCGGCGGCCCGGCTGCTGATGGCCGACCAGGAGGTCCCGTTCACCACCCGCAATGTCGCCGCGCGGGCCGGGGTGACTCACGGGATGTGCCACTACCACTTCGCCGACCGGACCGACCTGATCCTGGCCGTGGTCGAGGACATCAGGCCGGAGTGGATCCTCCCGCTGGAGGAGGCGGTGGCGCTGCCCGGCAGCTTCGCGCAGCGGGCCGATCGGGTGATCGAGTTCTTCAGCGAGCCCGAGGGCGACGACCTGGCGCCGCTCTACACCTCGGTGCACTGGTTCGCCCAGAACGACGCCCGGGTGCGCGAGAGCTGGGAGGCCGAGTACCGGCGCTGGCGGGCCGCGTTCGTCGCCCTGTTCCGGGTGCTGGCCGAGGAGCTGGGCAACGGCGTCGACCCGCAGCCGCTGGGCGACGCGGCGGCCTCGGCGGTGGACGGGATGGCGGCGATCCGCTCGCTGAACGCGGAGATCGACACCCCCTCGGTGGTCCGCGCGCTGATCCACGGACTCGCCCGGGGCGCCGAGTACCCGGCTGCCTCCTGA
- a CDS encoding agmatine deiminase family protein encodes MSQDHPSRRTVLRSGTGLAAAVLLAGCSSSSDSTDQPTDRAATAPASASPAAGTGYAMPAEWLPHERTFMAWPALTEVWGDQLPAVRQDIVHVAQAIAQYEPVVLMARPDQSDDAQQQLGDTVEVIPLPVDDLWARDTGPTFVTGPQGLAGVDFNFNGWGNKQTHANDSLVARNLLAKYGIRRFPASIVTEGGAIEVDGQGTLMATESSMVNPNRNPGKSRDQIESELRARLGVTKVIWFQGVIGQDITDCHIDALARFVEPGVVALHRPGPGTPPDIWSRASDQALQVLSTATDAHGRSLRVVDLIEPDFDKITGTGSDFLATYLNYYVCNGAVIMPVFGDQSADDAAAGTLGDLHPGRDIVRVTINAIAAGGGGIHCSTQQQPQLAGASAAPS; translated from the coding sequence GTGAGTCAGGACCACCCGTCCCGCCGTACCGTGCTGCGCTCCGGGACGGGCCTGGCCGCCGCCGTGCTGCTGGCCGGCTGCAGCTCCTCGTCCGACTCGACGGATCAGCCGACGGACCGGGCCGCAACCGCCCCGGCCTCGGCGAGCCCGGCGGCCGGGACCGGGTACGCGATGCCCGCCGAGTGGCTGCCGCACGAGCGGACCTTCATGGCCTGGCCGGCCCTGACCGAGGTCTGGGGCGACCAGCTCCCGGCCGTGCGGCAGGACATCGTCCATGTCGCCCAGGCCATCGCCCAGTACGAGCCGGTGGTGCTGATGGCGCGTCCGGACCAGAGCGACGACGCGCAGCAGCAGCTCGGCGACACGGTCGAGGTGATCCCGCTGCCGGTGGACGACCTGTGGGCCCGGGACACCGGGCCGACCTTCGTCACCGGCCCGCAGGGGCTGGCCGGGGTCGACTTCAACTTCAACGGCTGGGGCAATAAGCAGACCCATGCCAATGACAGCCTGGTCGCCCGGAACCTGCTGGCCAAGTACGGGATCCGCCGCTTCCCGGCGTCGATCGTGACCGAGGGCGGGGCGATCGAGGTCGACGGCCAGGGCACGCTGATGGCCACCGAGAGCTCGATGGTCAACCCCAACCGCAACCCCGGCAAGAGCCGCGACCAGATCGAGTCCGAGCTCAGGGCCAGGCTCGGGGTGACCAAGGTGATCTGGTTCCAGGGCGTCATCGGCCAGGACATCACCGACTGCCACATCGACGCCCTGGCCCGGTTCGTCGAGCCGGGAGTGGTCGCCCTGCACCGGCCAGGACCCGGCACGCCCCCGGACATCTGGTCCCGGGCGTCCGACCAGGCCCTGCAGGTCCTCTCCACGGCCACCGACGCGCACGGCCGGAGCCTGCGGGTGGTCGACCTGATCGAGCCCGACTTCGACAAGATCACCGGAACCGGCTCGGACTTCCTGGCGACCTACCTCAACTACTACGTCTGCAACGGGGCGGTGATCATGCCCGTCTTCGGCGACCAGTCGGCCGACGACGCGGCCGCCGGCACCCTGGGCGACCTGCACCCGGGCCGCGACATCGTGCGGGTCACCATCAACGCCATCGCGGCCGGCGGGGGCGGCATCCACTGCTCCACCCAGCAGCAGCCGCAGCTCGCGGGCGCGTCGGCCGCCCCCTCCTGA
- a CDS encoding ABC transporter substrate-binding protein has protein sequence MPRILPRPVPGHRSHGSRRRLGAACAAAAALGLVAACAGPPAGTAAGNAEAFKLSASTPVPKGDLASFSWAMYAEPLTLDYAMAFDYPSNTILANVCESLMKWTPQLKEVPGLAESEVNPNPLTYVYNLRPGVHFDDGSVMTSADAVYSLDRQLNPKIGAAWAGVFQNVASITATGPLQVTVKLKSPDGLFPQYMATAAGVVASEKGIEAAGANWGSSALDCTGPYKLGAWNKGQSIELDRFADYWGTPAKSAKVVFDFLTDPSARTNAMLTGAVDGGYLIPTESYQRLRDSGVGTLYFGESLSTDNVNITNMKGVLGDPRVRQALSLALDRAGFVKQGLAGNGTVTDALTDRAAWAGADPATLKAAFDDLPSTTPDLARAKQLIKEAGATGKTVTVATSPVGQDVSLLATAVQAAGTEIGLNVQVKTIAPDAFSALFTDPNARVGIDMFPETYYLSITDPMDLLVNFETGNYQNFAGYSNPGYDKLVEQATATENATQRLAIEAKLQQIASEQNLWIPVANWPDALFMNKRITGAPTTIAYLYYPWAADVGAAR, from the coding sequence ATGCCAAGAATCCTGCCCCGGCCCGTACCGGGGCACCGGTCCCATGGATCCCGTCGCCGTCTCGGCGCCGCCTGCGCGGCGGCGGCCGCTCTCGGGCTGGTGGCCGCCTGCGCCGGGCCGCCCGCCGGCACCGCCGCCGGGAACGCCGAGGCCTTCAAGCTGTCGGCGTCCACCCCCGTCCCCAAGGGCGACCTGGCCTCGTTCAGCTGGGCCATGTACGCGGAGCCGCTGACCCTGGACTACGCGATGGCCTTCGACTACCCGTCGAACACCATCCTGGCCAATGTCTGCGAGAGCCTGATGAAGTGGACGCCGCAGCTCAAGGAGGTGCCGGGGCTCGCCGAGAGCGAGGTCAACCCGAACCCGCTCACCTACGTCTACAACCTGCGCCCCGGCGTCCACTTCGACGACGGCAGCGTGATGACCTCCGCCGACGCGGTCTACAGCCTCGACCGGCAGCTGAACCCCAAGATCGGGGCGGCCTGGGCGGGCGTCTTCCAGAACGTCGCCTCGATCACCGCCACCGGTCCGCTCCAGGTCACGGTGAAGCTGAAGTCCCCGGACGGGCTGTTCCCGCAGTACATGGCCACCGCCGCCGGGGTGGTGGCGAGCGAGAAGGGGATCGAGGCGGCCGGCGCCAACTGGGGCAGCTCCGCCCTGGACTGCACCGGCCCCTACAAGCTGGGCGCCTGGAACAAGGGCCAGTCGATCGAGCTCGACCGCTTCGCCGACTACTGGGGGACCCCGGCCAAGTCCGCGAAGGTGGTCTTCGACTTCCTCACCGACCCCTCCGCGCGCACCAACGCGATGCTCACCGGCGCGGTCGACGGCGGCTACCTGATCCCGACCGAGAGCTACCAGCGGCTGCGCGACAGCGGTGTCGGCACCCTCTACTTCGGCGAGAGCCTGAGCACCGACAACGTCAACATCACCAATATGAAGGGCGTGCTCGGCGACCCCCGGGTGCGGCAGGCGCTGTCGCTGGCGCTGGACCGCGCCGGTTTCGTCAAGCAGGGCCTGGCCGGCAACGGCACCGTCACCGACGCCCTCACCGACCGGGCGGCCTGGGCGGGCGCCGACCCGGCCACGCTGAAGGCCGCCTTCGACGACCTGCCGTCGACCACGCCGGACCTGGCCAGGGCCAAGCAGCTGATCAAGGAGGCCGGCGCCACCGGCAAGACGGTCACCGTCGCCACCAGCCCGGTCGGCCAGGACGTCTCGCTGCTGGCCACCGCCGTCCAGGCGGCGGGCACCGAGATCGGCCTCAACGTCCAGGTGAAGACCATCGCCCCGGACGCCTTCTCGGCGCTGTTCACCGATCCCAACGCCCGGGTGGGGATCGACATGTTCCCCGAGACCTACTACCTGTCCATCACCGACCCGATGGACCTGCTGGTCAACTTCGAGACCGGCAACTACCAGAACTTCGCCGGCTACAGCAATCCCGGCTACGACAAGCTGGTCGAGCAGGCCACCGCGACCGAGAACGCGACCCAGCGGCTCGCCATCGAGGCCAAGCTCCAGCAGATCGCCTCCGAGCAGAACCTCTGGATCCCGGTCGCCAACTGGCCCGACGCGCTGTTCATGAACAAGCGGATCACCGGCGCGCCGACCACCATCGCCTACCTCTACTACCCGTGGGCCGCCGATGTCGGGGCCGCGAGATGA
- a CDS encoding ABC transporter ATP-binding protein yields the protein MSEGPMNPVLDIRGLRLHLPKTARPVLDGVDLTVAERETVALVGESGSGKTLTSRSVLRLLPPGATTEGVVDVQGESVLTMDPAGLRRLRTHTAAMVFQDPRAAINPLRRIGDFLTESLRLNADLPAADADRRAGELLEAVGLSGRALRQYPGQLSGGMLQRVMIAAALMGDPVLILADEPTTALDVTTQAEVVALLGDLRERFGTGLLFVTHDLGLAAAISDRVYVMYAGRIAETGPAEALFNRPRHPYTAALLASTPRLDAPPGRLAAIDGRPPSLQEELTGCPFAPRCAFATQVCTEEMPPPLPVRGEPNRLVACHHSDRLADQLAGRTVHE from the coding sequence ATGAGCGAGGGACCGATGAACCCCGTGCTGGACATCCGAGGGCTGCGGCTGCACCTGCCGAAGACCGCCCGCCCGGTCCTGGACGGCGTCGACCTCACCGTCGCCGAACGGGAGACGGTCGCCCTGGTGGGGGAGTCGGGCTCCGGCAAGACCCTCACCTCGCGCAGCGTGCTGCGGCTGCTGCCGCCCGGCGCCACCACCGAGGGCGTGGTCGACGTCCAGGGCGAGTCCGTCCTCACCATGGACCCGGCCGGGCTCCGGCGGCTGCGCACCCACACCGCCGCCATGGTCTTCCAGGACCCCAGGGCCGCGATCAACCCGCTGCGCCGGATCGGCGACTTCCTCACCGAGAGCCTGCGGCTCAACGCCGACCTACCGGCCGCCGACGCCGACCGGCGGGCCGGTGAACTGCTGGAGGCCGTCGGTCTCAGCGGCCGGGCGCTGCGGCAGTACCCGGGCCAGCTCTCCGGCGGCATGCTGCAGCGGGTGATGATCGCGGCGGCGCTGATGGGCGACCCGGTGCTGATCCTGGCCGACGAGCCCACCACCGCGCTGGACGTCACCACCCAGGCCGAGGTGGTCGCGCTCCTCGGCGACCTGCGCGAGCGCTTCGGGACCGGGCTGCTCTTCGTCACCCACGACCTGGGCCTGGCCGCCGCCATCAGCGACCGGGTGTACGTCATGTACGCCGGCCGGATCGCCGAGACCGGACCGGCCGAGGCGCTGTTCAACCGGCCGCGCCACCCCTACACCGCCGCGCTGCTGGCCTCGACCCCGCGGCTGGACGCGCCGCCCGGGCGGCTGGCCGCCATCGACGGCCGACCGCCCAGCCTGCAGGAGGAGCTGACGGGGTGTCCGTTCGCCCCGCGCTGCGCCTTCGCCACCCAGGTGTGCACCGAGGAGATGCCGCCCCCGCTGCCGGTGCGGGGCGAGCCGAACCGGCTCGTCGCCTGCCACCACAGCGACCGGCTCGCCGACCAGCTCGCAGGGAGAACCGTCCATGAGTGA
- a CDS encoding ABC transporter permease, with product MTFLRFAARRLAEMAATLLAASFVIFGAMYLAPGNPASFLLSGHSDNASALQAIDAEYHLDQPFWEQYLRWLGQILHGDFGRSIDYRTPVSTLLAARLPSTLLLVGMALVLVVVIGLALGWISAVRGGRTDATVLVTTTFAVGTPSFVAAVLLQGLFAVKLGWFPSGGSGTGFVQMVWHLTLPAIALALYLIGMLARVTRSAMLEALGHEHVTVARSRGVPERQVIRRHVFRNSLGTVLTMGGLIISTLLICTVLVETAFSVNGIGQLLDLSTTTKDFPVVQAISLIIVAIFMSVNLVVDLLYPLVDPRVALGARRADG from the coding sequence ATGACCTTCCTGCGCTTCGCCGCCCGAAGGCTGGCGGAGATGGCCGCGACCCTGCTGGCCGCCTCCTTCGTGATCTTCGGCGCGATGTACCTGGCCCCGGGCAACCCGGCGAGCTTCCTGCTCTCCGGCCACTCGGACAACGCCTCGGCGCTCCAGGCCATCGACGCCGAGTACCACCTCGACCAGCCGTTCTGGGAGCAGTACCTGCGCTGGCTCGGCCAGATCCTGCACGGCGACTTCGGCCGCTCCATCGACTACCGCACCCCGGTCTCCACCCTGCTCGCCGCCCGACTGCCGAGCACCCTGCTGCTGGTCGGCATGGCGCTGGTGCTGGTCGTGGTCATCGGCCTGGCGCTCGGCTGGATCAGCGCCGTGCGCGGCGGCCGCACCGACGCCACCGTCCTGGTCACCACCACCTTCGCGGTCGGCACCCCCTCCTTCGTCGCCGCCGTGCTGCTCCAGGGCCTGTTCGCGGTGAAGCTGGGCTGGTTCCCCAGCGGCGGCAGCGGCACCGGATTCGTGCAGATGGTCTGGCACCTCACCCTCCCCGCCATCGCCCTCGCGCTCTACCTGATCGGGATGCTGGCCCGGGTCACCCGCAGCGCCATGCTCGAAGCCCTCGGCCACGAGCACGTCACCGTGGCCCGCAGCCGGGGCGTCCCCGAACGGCAGGTGATCCGTCGTCATGTCTTCCGCAACTCGCTCGGCACCGTGCTCACCATGGGTGGGCTGATCATCTCCACCCTGCTGATCTGCACCGTCCTGGTCGAGACGGCGTTCAGCGTCAACGGCATCGGACAGCTGCTCGACCTGTCCACGACCACCAAGGACTTCCCCGTGGTGCAGGCCATCTCCCTGATCATCGTCGCCATCTTCATGAGCGTGAACCTGGTCGTCGACCTGCTCTACCCGCTGGTCGACCCCCGGGTCGCGCTCGGCGCACGGAGGGCGGACGGATGA
- a CDS encoding ABC transporter ATP-binding protein has translation MSEPAVQDALSAAEPVLEVTGLHRAFGSVRAVDDVSFTLARGGSLGIVGESGSGKTTTARIVVGLERADSGRVLVCGRDRAGHGGRAGHGRAERLRRAREVQMVFQDPFLSLDPRTTVGGVLRETLRLHFPGDRAGHERRTGELLDQVGLGSREAGALPRQLSGGQRQRVAIARALAVEPAVLVLDEAVAALDVSVQAQILNLLADIREQTGIGYLFITHDLGVVRCVTDDVIVMRNGRIVEAGPTVGVLADPQHPYTRLLLDSVPRPGWDPRQIAEARRAL, from the coding sequence ATGAGTGAACCAGCCGTGCAGGACGCGCTGTCCGCCGCCGAACCCGTCCTGGAGGTGACCGGGCTGCACCGGGCCTTCGGCAGCGTCCGGGCGGTCGACGACGTCTCGTTCACCCTGGCCAGGGGCGGTTCACTGGGCATCGTGGGCGAGTCGGGCTCCGGCAAGACCACCACCGCCCGGATCGTCGTCGGTCTGGAGCGGGCCGACTCCGGCCGGGTCCTGGTCTGCGGCCGGGACCGGGCCGGACACGGCGGCCGGGCCGGCCACGGCCGGGCCGAGCGGCTGCGCCGGGCCCGCGAGGTGCAGATGGTCTTCCAGGACCCCTTCCTCTCGCTGGACCCGCGCACCACCGTGGGCGGCGTGCTGCGGGAGACACTGCGGCTGCACTTCCCGGGGGACCGGGCCGGCCACGAGCGGCGCACCGGCGAGCTGCTGGACCAGGTCGGCCTGGGCAGCCGGGAGGCCGGCGCGCTGCCCCGGCAGCTCTCCGGCGGCCAGCGCCAGCGGGTCGCCATCGCCCGTGCGCTCGCGGTCGAGCCCGCCGTCCTGGTCCTGGACGAGGCGGTGGCCGCGCTCGACGTCTCGGTGCAGGCGCAGATCCTCAACCTGCTGGCCGACATCCGCGAGCAGACCGGCATCGGCTACCTGTTCATCACCCACGACCTGGGGGTGGTGCGCTGCGTCACCGACGACGTGATCGTGATGCGGAACGGCCGGATCGTCGAGGCCGGTCCCACCGTCGGCGTCCTCGCCGACCCGCAGCACCCCTATACCCGGCTGCTGCTGGACTCCGTCCCGCGCCCGGGCTGGGACCCCCGGCAGATCGCCGAGGCCCGCCGCGCGCTGTAG